The following coding sequences lie in one Gemmatimonadota bacterium genomic window:
- a CDS encoding response regulator transcription factor — protein sequence MLDVEKPLPGKPKVIIVDDHVGVAESLATALRDQTREISTVSSLPVLRAALRRAGAKGGPVDIVFLDLAVGSDNALEWLPDLVEDYPEVRFIVLTGYSEFALMEASLSAGARGFLVKSASIAEIQTAMATVASGKTYRSPGVHRIAPSRAPASPTRLPGADRLVRPTNRQREILLLLRDGATMAAAAEALDLHERTIEYHLRTLRQKLGGVTLLALMRWFEDYLNAEAG from the coding sequence ATGCTCGATGTGGAGAAGCCACTCCCGGGGAAACCAAAGGTCATCATCGTCGATGATCACGTGGGCGTGGCGGAATCTCTCGCTACCGCGTTGCGGGACCAGACGCGCGAAATCAGTACCGTCTCCAGTCTGCCGGTGCTGCGCGCCGCCCTGCGGCGAGCTGGCGCGAAGGGAGGTCCTGTGGACATCGTCTTTCTCGATCTGGCAGTCGGGTCGGACAATGCGCTCGAGTGGTTGCCGGACCTCGTGGAGGACTATCCGGAGGTCCGTTTCATCGTCCTGACGGGATACTCCGAGTTCGCTTTGATGGAGGCGAGCCTGAGCGCGGGTGCGCGTGGCTTCCTCGTGAAGTCAGCCTCAATTGCCGAGATTCAGACTGCCATGGCAACCGTCGCGTCCGGAAAGACCTACCGCAGTCCAGGTGTGCATCGGATCGCGCCCTCAAGAGCCCCAGCATCTCCCACGCGACTCCCCGGTGCCGACCGGTTGGTCCGTCCCACCAACCGACAGCGAGAGATCCTGCTGCTCCTCCGAGATGGCGCGACCATGGCGGCTGCTGCTGAAGCACTGGACCTGCATGAACGAACTATCGAGTACCACCTCCGGACCCTCCGGCAAAAGCTCGGCGGTGTGACACTGCTCGCCTTGATGCGCTGGTTTGAGGACTATCTGAATGCGGAGGCAGGGTAA